The following nucleotide sequence is from Bradyrhizobium roseum.
TCCGCCGCGGCGGTGCATATCACCGCAGCGATGGATGCACGGGAGACGATCGTGGAACGCGACGGGCTTTCGTTGCGGATGCCCGCTCGATTCGGCGTGATTGCGCTGGACGAGGGGCTCGACGACGAATTTGCGCCGGGATCGCTCGGCGACCGCCTCGGATTTCATATCGACCTGAACGACATTCCGATCCGGGAGGCCGATGATTTCGCAATCGATCGCGGGGACATCCTGGCGGCTGTCGATCGGCTGTCGCTGTTGAAGACCAGCGCAGAACAGGTCGAGGCGATGTGCAACGCGGCTGCCGCGCTCGGAATCGCCTCGCTCCGCGCGCCGATGCTGGCGCTACGCGCGGCCTGCGCGAGTGCTGCGCTCTCTGCGCATGATGCCGTGGATCAGGAGGATATTGCGCGTGCGGCGCGGCTGGTGCTGGCGCCGCGCGCGCTGGTGTTTCCGCAGGAACAGGCGCCAGATCCGGAGCAACCGCCCGAGCAGCGACCGTCGGAGTCCGCCGATGACGACAAGGCTGATACGGACAATCCCGATATTGACCGGGCTCTCGATGAAGTCATCCTTGCCGCGGTCCAGGCCGCGCTTCCGCCCGATGTGCTTGCAGCGTTGGGTGGGTCTTCGATGCAACCGCGCGGTCGCTCGCAAGGCAAAGCCGGCGCGCTGCAGAAATCCAGCAAACGCGGCCGCCCCGCCGGTGTGTCGCGCGGCGAGTTGCGGGGCGGCGCCAAGCTCAATGTCATCGAGACCTTGCGCGCTGCGACGCCATGGCAGCCGTTACGGCGACGCGAGGCTGCCGCATCTGGCGAGCGATCCTGGCCCCGCATTCTGATCCGAAAGGATGACTTCCGCATTTCTCGGTTCAGGCAGCGTACCGAGACCACCACGATTTTCGTGGTCGACGCGTCCGGTTCCGCGGCGTTGCACCGGCTGGCGGAGGCCAAGGGTGCGGTCGAGCTATTGCTGGCGGATTGCTACATCCGGCGCGACCAGGTGGCGCTGATCGCGTTTCGCGGCAGCGCCGCCGAATTGCTGTTGCCGCCGACCCGTTCGCTGGCGCGCGCCAAGCGTAGTCTCGCGGGGTTGCCCGGCGGCGGCGGTACACCGCTTGCGGCGGGGTTGGATGCGGCATTCGCGCTGTCGGACTCCATCCGGCGCAAAGGACAGACGCCGACAGTCATCGTCTTGACCGATGGGCGCGCCAACATCGCCCGCGACGGCGGGCAGGGACGGCCAAAAGCGGAGGAAGACGCGATCAGCGCCGCCCGGCAACTGCGTGCAGCCGGTATTGCCGCCGTGCTGGTCGATACGTCGCCCCGGCCGGGTATTTCCGGAGAAACCTTCGCCCGCGAAATGGGCGCGCGCTATCTGCCGCTGCCGCATGCCGACGCCACCACATTGTCCAAAGCAGTTCTGGCAAGCGTAGGCTAACGCTATCCCGGATGCGCTCGCACGCGTTTCACCATCTGCTCGACATGCGCGATCGTGATCGCCGCGTCGAAGTTGAACAAGTATGGTTGTCAGTCCTGACACACTGCTGATAGGGTCTTGGCGACGGCGAGATGCGGCCTGGTCCAAACAAGGAGATGTGCGATGAGCGCAGCCGCCCCCGCGATCAGTCCGGCAGTCCTGCGCGGCGCGGATGATTTACCTGCGCCGGTGTCCGGCCAGCGCCATGAAATTGGCAGCGCTGTTGGCCGGCTCACCTATTATTCGGCGGGTCCGGATATCCCGGGCAAGTTTCCGCCGCTGCTCCTGATTCACAGCATCAATGCCGCCGGCTCCGCTTACGAAATCAAGCCGCTCTACGAGCATTATCGTCGCAGCCGGACTGTCTATGCGCTGGAACTTCCGGGATTCGGACACTCGCAGCGGGGCGCGCGCGAATACTCGGTACGAATGATGACCGATGCAGTCTTGATTGCGGTCAGGGAAATCCAGGAAGTTCACGGCCGCGGCCCGATCGACGCCTTGGCCGTGTCGCTGTCGTGCGAGTTTCTCGCCCGGGCGGTGACCGAGACGCCACTCGCCTTCCGAAGCGCGGCACTCGTCAGTCCCACCGGCTTCCGAAGCCGCGACAAGGATAGCAGATGGAGGAACGGCACACGGGGGATGCCGTGGCTGCATGGGTTCTTTGAGTTCCCATTGTGGAGCGAAGGCCTGTTCCGGCTGCTCACCAGCCGCACCATCATTCGCTATTTCCTGAATAAGACCTGGGGGTCGCGCAATATCGACGAAGGCCTGCTGGAATATGACTACCTGACCACGCACCAGCCAGGCGCCCAACACGCGCCGTATTACTTCGTGTCCGGATTTCTGTTCAGCGAGGACATCACCCGAATCTATCACTCGCTGACACTGCCGGTGTGGATGAGCCACGGCGTTCGCGGCGATTTTGTCGACTATTCCAACAAGGTCCAGGTCGAAGGCCGCGCCAACTGGACCATCCGGGTATTCCAAACCGGCGCGATGCCGCATTTCGAAGCCGAGGCCGAGTTCATCACGGCCTATGATGCTTTCCTTGCCGGCGTGCCGTCGGCGTCGCCGGCATAAAGCGTCACTGTGTCCGGCCTCGTCTGGAGCAAGGATGGTGCGGACTGGCCCAACCGGGATTTCAGCAGCTTTGTCGAAGCCGCCGGAATCCGTTGGCATGTGCAAAGAATGGGTGAGGGGCCACCGCTGCTGTTGATTCATGGCACCGGCGCCGCGACCCATTCCTGGCGCGGGTTGCTGCCGCTGCTGGCGGAACATTTCTCGGTTGTTGCGCCGGATCTTCCCGGACACGGCTTTACGCAATCGCCGCCGGCGGACCGGTTGTCGCTCCCGGGCATGGCGACGGACCTCGGCGGGTTGCTCCGCAAGCTGGAAGTGAGGCCGGAGGTTGCGGTCGGTCATTCCGCGGGGGCCGCGATCCTGGCGCGCATGTGTCTCGCCGGCCGCATGTCGCCGCGCTTGCTGGTCGCCTTGAACGGAGCCTTCATGCCGTTCGGCGGCGTCGCCACCCATTTTTTCTCGCCGCTGGCGAAGTTGCTCGTGGTGAATCCGCTGGTGCCGCGCGTGTTCGCCTGGCAGGCATCCCATGCCGGGGCAGTCGAGCGGTTGATTGCCAATACCGGTTCGACGATCGATCAAGAGGGGGTTGCGCTCTATCGCAAGCTCGTTCGCAATCCCACGCATGTCGCCGCCGCACTGCGGATGATGGCGAACTGGAAACTCGAGCCGCTATTGCACGATCTGCCGCGTCTCGCGCCGGCGCTGGTGCTGGTGACTGCGGTGAACGACCGATCGATATCGCCTGTCGTCGCGCAGCAGGTTCGCGAGATTCTTCCCAACGCAGTGATCGAGCGATTGCCCGGCCTCGGCCATCTCGCGCACGAGGAGCAGCCGCAACTGATCGCAGATCTCGTCGAGAGATACGCGCGCGCGACTGCTGCCGAACAGGTGCGGCAATAATGTAAATGAGAGTGTACAATTATAGGCTAGGAAACTGTCAAGAAATAATTACAGTGGGCCTATGCTGGATTCAACATACGCCCGACCGCCGCGCCAAGTTCCTCTGCATCGCCCGCCGCATGCGGTGGTGATCGGCAGCGGCTTCGGCGGTTTGGCCGCGGCTATCAGGCTTGGTGCGAAAGGCTACCGGGTCACCGTCCTGGAAAAGCTCGATGCGCCCGGCGGCCGCGCCTACGTCTACCGGCAGGACGGCTTCACCTTCGATGCAGGGCCGACCATCGTCACCGCACCGTTTCTGTTCGAGGAATTGTGGAAGCTGTGCGGACGAAAAATGTCCGACGACGTGACGCTGGTGCCGGTGTCGCCATTTTATCGAATCCGCTTTCAGGACGCGTCGCATTTCGACTATTCCGGCGACCGGGATGCGATGCGTCGCGAAATCGCGCGGTTCTCCCCCGGCGATGTCGAAGGCTACGACGCCTACATGAAGGCCAGCGAGGAGATCTTCAAGGTCGGCTTCGAGCGGCTCGGCGACGTGCCGTTCAGCCAATGGACCGATATGGTCAAAATCGCGCCTGAGATGATCCGGCTATCGAGCTATCGGAGCGTCTTCAGCCTGGTGTCGAAATTCTTTCGCGATACCCGGCTGCGGATCGTGTTCAGCTTCCATCCACTCCTGATCGGCGGCAATCCCTTCACGGCGAGTTCGATCTATTGCTTGATCGCATTTCTGGAGCGGCGCTGGGGCGTGCACTTCGCGCTTGGCGGAACCGGGCGGCTGGTCGAAGGTCTGGTCAAGCTGATCGAGGGGCAGGGTGGCAGGCTCCGTTGCAATCGGGAGGTCTGCGAGATCATGGTGCAGAACGGCACCGCGCGGGGCGTGCGCCTCGCTTCTGGCGAAATCATCGACGCCGATCTCGTGGTGTCCAACGCGGACTCCGCATGGACCTACCGGCATCTGCTGCCGTCGTCCGCACGTTCGCGCTGGACCGACCGGCGTATCGAGCGCGCAAGCTATTCGATGAGTCTGTTCGTCTGGTACTTCGGCACGCGCCGCAAGTACAACGACGTGCCGCACCACACCATTCTGCTCGGCCCGCGCTACAAGCGACTGTTGACCGACATTTTCGAGCGCAAGGTCCTCGCCGATGATTTCAGCCTGTATCTGCATCGGCCGACGGCAACGGATACCTCGCTCGCTCCCGAGGGCAGCGACGCGTTCTATGTGCTGTCGCCGGTTCCGCATCTGCAGAGCGGCACGGACTGGAGTGAAGCGGCCGAGCGGTACCGTAGCGCGATTGCACACGAACTTTCCAGCACCATGCTGCCCGACCTGGAAAACCAGATCGTCAGTTCGCGCATGTTGACGCCGCAGGACTTTCAGGACCGATTGTGCTCGTTCCGCGGCGCCGCCTTCGGGCTGGAGCCAATCCTGACGCAGAGCGCTTGGTTTCGTCCGCACAACAAAAGCGAAGATATCGCAAACCTGTATCTGGTAGGCGCCGGCACCCATCCCGGCGCGGGCCTGCCCGGCGTGCTCTCTTCCGCGCGCGTTCTCGATTCCCTTGTCCCCGACGCCCAGATTTTACAGCGCCTAGACCCGGTGACCGCATGACCAATTCGCTCGATTCCGCCGACATGGCCGCGTGCCACGCATTGCTCAAGGGTGGTTCGCGGACGTTTCATGCGGCCTCGAAGGTGTTGCCCCGAAGGGTCAGCGATCCCGCCATTGCGCTCTATGCGTTTTGTCGGCTGGCGGATGATGCGGTCGATCTCGGCGACGAACGCATGACCGCCGTCGAGCGACTGAAGGAACGGCTCGATCGCGCCTATGGCGGCCAGCCGATGGATTTTGCCGGCGATCGCGCATTCGCCGACGTCGTTGCGCGATTTTCGATCCCGCGTGAAATACCGGAAGCGCTGCTCGAGGGATTGGCGTGGGACGCCGAGGGGCGCCGTTACGAGACGCTGCCGGAGCTATTCGCCTATGCCGCACGCGTCGCTGGCACGGTCGGGGCCATGATGACACTGGTGATGGGTCAGCGTACGCCTGAAATTGTCGCACGGGCCTGCGACCTGGGTGTCGCCATGCAGTTGACTAATATCGCCCGCGACGTCGGGGAGGATGCGCGCGCCGGCCGGCTCTATCTGCCGCTGGCGTGGTTGCGGGACGCCGGCATCGATCCCGAAGCCTGGCTGGCCAGGCCTGAGTTTACCGGCGAAATCTCGGCTATCGTTCAGCGATTGCTCGATACCGCCGATGCCCTTTATGGCCGCGCCACGCTTGGCATCAGGAACCTGCCGCGGACCTGTCGGCCCGGCATCTATGCCGCGCGGGCGCTCTACGCGGAGATTGGCCGGGAGCTCGAGCGCGGTGGGCTCGATTCGGTTTCACGGCGCGCCGTGGTCTCGACCGATCGCAAGCTCAAGGTGCTGTTGCGGACGCTTTTGTTGTTCAGGACCGAATGGGCACCGGCAAGGAAGCTTGCGCCAATGGCTCAACTTGATGAGACGCGCTTCCTGATCGAGGCCGTGGCGATGACGCCGCTGCGCCATCACACGCCGGAGGTCAAATCGAAGCCGATCGAGGACCGGGTGGTCTGGGTCATCGATCTGTTCGCCCGACTGGAGCAGCGGGACCGGTTGCAGCGTGCGGCGTCCGTCCGATAGGTGACGATGGCGATGTCCGACTCGGTCACGATCGGCGATGACACCAATGCCCTCGCGGAAAGTCACCGCGCGCGGGCGAAGCTCTGGTTCGAGTCCCTGCGTGACCGGATCTGTGCCGAGGTCGAGGCGCTGGAGCGCGAGGCGCCGGCCGAACTGTTTCCTGGGGCACCGGCTGCGTTCGTTTACAAGCCGTGGACGCGCGCCACCGGCAGCGGTGGCGGGACCGGCGGCTTCCTCAGTGGAGGCAGGCTGTTTGAGAAGATCGGCATTCACACCTCCTCGGCCAACGGGAAGCTGACGCCGGAGATGGCCAAAACGTTGCCCGGCGACGGCGTGCAACTTGATTACGTCTCCACCAGCATCAGCCTGATCATGCATCCACGCAGTCCGCGGGTGCCGACGGTCCACATGAACACGCGGTTCCTCTCGACTGCGCAGGGCTGGTTTGGCGGTGGCGCCGATCTCACGCCGATGCTGCCGGAGCAGCGTACCGAGAATGCGCCGGACACCATGACGTTTCACGACGCCATGAAGCGCGCCTGCGATGCCCATGACCCCACCTATTACGGCAAGTTCAAACCGTGGGCAGATACCTACTTCTTCCTTCCGCATCGCGGCCAGGCGCGCGGCGTCGGCGGAATCTTTTACGATCATCTCAATACGGGCGATTTCGAGAAGGACTTTGCTTTCACGCGCGACGTCGGCCTCGCATTGCTGGACGTATATCCGCGGATCGTGCGGAAGCGGATGATGGAGCCGTGGACGGAGGCCGAACGGGCGCAGCAACTCGCCTGCCGCGGGCTCTATGTCGAGTTCAATCTGCTTTACGACCGCGGAACGATGTTCGGGCTTCAGACCGGAGGCAACATCGAAACCATCCTGAGTTCGATGCCGCCGGTGGTCACTTGGACATAGAATTCCAGGTGCGGGAGAGGGCACGCCATGGACGACTATCTCGGATTTATCGAGTTTTTCGTCGTGGCAATGTTCGTCATGGCCTGGGGTGTGCTTGAACTGGTCGGAAAGCGGCTCGACAAGAAGAAGGAAGCCGAGCGGGCAAAGCAGGAAAATGCCACCCCGCCATCCTAGAGCGTTTTCAAGCGAAGTGGAAACCGGTTCGCGGGAAGAAAACGCGTCAGGACACGAATCTGGAGCCCGTGCCGATTCAATCGAAAAGGGGCTCCAGAGCGCGCCTTGCTATCGCAGCGCCCGTGGCATCCGGAACGGCAGCATCGCCTGCACAATCGGCATCGTGAAGCGATCGAGCGACAGGCTTTCGTGCATCAACATCACGGGTTCATCCAGCAGCCTGGCGGAAATGACCGACCGCGCATAGAACGGCGCGTCTTCCAGCGTTCTTAGAACGCTCGGGGCATCCTCGCTGCGGACCTCGCGCCCGACCCGCCAGCCCGTGCGGTTGAGCGTCTGAAGGACCGGCGGTTCAAACGTCTGCATGCGGCCTTGCGGATCGAAGGTCATCGCGAGATCGATACGTCGGCCGTCTCGCTGTCGCGCCTCGTACAGGATAGCCGCACCATCACGCGTCGCGCCGCGAGACCACTGCCAGTCGGAAAACCCGCTTTCGAGCGGCGCATCACCCCGGTTCATATCGAGATAGCCGTCGCCCTGCCAGCGCAGATGCGGTTGCTCGAGTTCGACGTGCACCCGTGCGCAGGGCGCAATCGGCCACCAGCAATGATGGCCGCTCTCGTTCAGCGTAAATTCCTGCTGTGTGATGGCGGTGGGAACGACGCGTATGGTGCCACGCAAGCGCCGCGGGATCGGAACCGCAATCTCGTCGATGCGAATGACCAAAGAGTTGCCGTCCCATGAAAGACTGCTCGGACCCAGGGTGAACTTGTTGGAAGCGCGCGAGACGGCGTCACGCGGCCGCTCGGTCATCGCCCATCGATTGCCGCTCTTGGAGTACACCGCAACATTGATGGCGCAATGGTTCAGCGGATCAGCCGGGCAGTTGCGCCGCGCAAAGGCGTAATAGGGTGAGAACACGCTGCCGATGAACGCGATGATGGTGATGCCATTTTGTCCGTCGTCGCTCAGCGCATCGACATACCACCACGCATAGCCGTTCGGCGGAACGATTTTGGAGAAGTCAGGTCCGCGAGCAGGCTGGCTGCAGCCGACCGGCCCGCCAACGCCGCCATCGGCACTCCCGGACCGGGATGCGTGCTGCCTCCCGCCAGATAGAGTCCCGGGATCTTTGTCCGGACTCCCGGCCGCTGGAAGGAGGCGGTCCATCCGTGCGAGTTGCGGCCGTACAGGGCGCCGCCCGTCGCCGGGAACATCCGGTTGAAATCCGCGGGCGTCGTCACCTGCATCGCGTTCGCCGGCTGCCGGATCTGAAGGCCGCATCGCCCCAGCAAGCCAAATGTCCGCTGCGCGCATTGTTCTACCTCCGCTGCATTGTAAGTATGCCGGTCGCCATTGGCAGGTGCGTTGACGAGGATCAGCAGTCTTTCCGCACCGGTCGCGATGGTGTCCTCGTCGTCGCGATCCTGCGCGCAGACATAGACCGTAGGTTCATTTGGCGGGACGCCACGCGCAAAAATGTCGTCGAACTCGGCGGCATAATCGCCCGAGAAGAAGACGTTATGCCGGCGCAGCGGGAAGCCGCCCGTCTCGGCGAGCAGGCTCCAAGTCATGGCGGACAGCGAGCGGGCAGGGGATGGGACTGCCACGGCTGCATGGCGGACCGGCACGCCGAACAGCCCGGTGGCAACGGCGCCGACATCCGCATTCAGGATGACGGCATCCGCCGCAATGCGTTCGCCGCTAGCAAGCCTCACACCATTGACGCGTCCGCAGGAGATAAGAACTTCGTTGACCTCCTGGCCCAGGCGAATCGTTGCGCCCAACGACGTTGCGCCATCCGCCAGTGCTTTCGCCAGCGCGTGCATGCCACCATCGATGCTCCAGACGCCTTCGCGCTCGACATGCGCCACCAGCATCAAGGTCGCGGGCGCCAGATAGGGGGATGACCCGCAATAGGTGGCGTAGCGCCCGAACAGTTGCTGCAGTCGTGGATCGGCAAAGTACCGCCCGAGCGCCGACCACATCGAGGAGAACGGCTTGATGTGCGGCAGTCGCAGCAATCCGCGAAAGCCGTCGGCGCCGATCAGTCCGCCCATGCTTGGCTGTGCGGCGCGCAGGAACGGCTTTTCGAGAATGTCATAGATGCGTTTGGTGTCCCGGCAGAATGCGCGATAGCCATCCGCTTCGACGGCCCCTGCAAAATCCCCGATCGCGTCGATGGTTCGTTCTTCACTGGCAAACAAATCCAGCCGGGTGTGCTCGTCCCAGGCGTGCCTGGCCAGAACGTCCAGCGGGCGGAGGCAAACTTGATCGGCGAAGTTCTTGCCGGCTGCGGCGAACAGCTCTTCGAACACCCAGCGCATCGTGAACACGGTCGGGCCGCTGTCGATCAGTGAAGGGCCAATCGCGACTTGCCGCATCTTGCCGCCGAACGACGTGCTGCGTTCGACAACCGTGACGTCGAGCCCGCGCGCTGCGAGTGCGAACGCGGAAACCAGACCCGCCACGCCCGCACCGACGATAACGACACGATCTTTGGGCATGCTCACGCCGGGTCCGCGTTGCTGATTGACAAGTGTCCATATTTATTTACAGTTGGAGTGACAAGTCAAATTGACTATTCCTTTGTGTCCAGCACAGGAGCCTGCGATGAGCGTCAGCAACAGGATCGAACAGGCCCTCAACGACGCAATCGGCCGGGCGGAGGTTCCGGGTTGTCCCCCGCGGCTCGCGGCGGCGATGCGGTATGCAGTATTTCCCGGCGGCGCGCGGGTCCGGCCCCGGCTTTGTCACAGTGTTGCGGCGGCTTGCGGCGAAGATCATCCGGCCGCGACGGAAGCCGCGGGGGCTGCGCTCGAGCTGCTGCATTGCGCCTCGCTCGTACATGATGATCTGCCGTGCTTCGACGCTGCCGAGACGCGTCGCGGTCGTCCATCGGTTCACAAGGCCTTTGGCGAACCGCTGGCGGTCCTCACGGGCGATGCGCTGATCGTTCTCGCGTTCCAGACGCTGGCGCGTGTTAACTGCGCACCGGAGCGGCTGGCGCCCCTGACCTTGACGATCGCCCAATCGGTCGGCGTGCCCTCGGGTATCGTCGCGGGCCAGGCTTGGGAGTGCGAATCGCAGATCGATCTCGTGCGCTATCACCGCTCCAAGACCGGCGCACTGTTCGCGGCCGCGACCGTGGCCGGCGCCGCATCTGCCGGCGCCGACGCCGAGCCGTGGCGGATGGTTGGTGAGAAGCTTGGCGAAGCCTATCAGGTCGCTGACGACATTCGCGATGCTGCCTCCGATGAAGTGGAGATCGGCAAGCCGGTCGGCCGCGATCTCGTGCTGGGGCGTCCGAGCGCGGTGATCGAGCTCGGCCTCGATGGCGCGCTCTACAGGTTGCATGACCTGGTGCGTGGCGCCATCGATGCGATGCCGCCGTGCCCCAATGGCGCCGAACTCCGCTCGCTGATGCTCTCTGAGGCCAAGCGTCTGGTGCCGGCCAAGCTTGCGCAGTTTGCTGCGTAGTCGGCATGGCGACGATCGCGCATCGCGGGGTCGCCGATGAAGGGACAGATGCCCGACGCGGGGAGGAGGCCGAGCGGCCGGCGGCGCCCGAAGCACAAGCTGCCCCGCGGTTGTCCCTGCAGGACAGGCTGCTTGGTCTGCGTGACAGGATTCTTGCCAATCAGGGTTTCCAGCGGTTTGCAGGCACTTTCGCGCTGACGCGGCCGATCGCACGGCGGCGCGCCAGCGCCCTCTTCGATCTTTGCGCCGGCTTCGTGTATTCGCAAATCCTGCTCGCCTGTGTCCGCTTGAAACTGTTTGATCACCTGTCGGGCGGGCCGCTAAGCGCTGCGGAATTGTCGTCACGGCTGCCGCTGCCTTCAGATGCGACCGTGCTGCTGCTTGACGCCGCAGTGTCGCTGCAACTGCTGCAGCGCCGCAGTGATGCCCGCTATGGCCTAGGTTCACTTGGCGCGGCCTTGCTCGGCAATCCAGGCGTCATCGCGATGATAGAACATCATGCGATGCTGTATGGCGACCTGAAAGATCCCGTCGCGCTGCTTCGTGGCGATGTCGGGGCGGGTCAGCTTGCGGCTTACTGGCCTTATGCCGGCAACCGGAAGGCCGCCAATCTTTCGCATCAAGCAGTCGCGCCTTACACCGCGCTGATGGCGGCGTCGCAGCCGATGATTTCGCAGCAGGTGCTGTCGGCCTATTCGTTTCGCGGACACCGCTGCCTGCTCGATATCGGTGGCGGCGATGGCTCCTTCATTGCCGAGGTCGCGGCGCAAACGCCAAAACTGCGCTGCGTGCTGTTCGATTTGCCGGCGGTTGCCGATCAGGCGAGCGAGCGGTTTCGTTCCGTTGGACTGTCCTCGCGCGCGGTTGCGATCGGCGGCAGTTTCCTGACCGATCGACTGCCCGAGGGGGCCGACATCGTGTCCCTGGTTCGGGTAATCCACGACCACGACGATGCAGATGTCATGACTTTGCTTCGGGCGATCCGCCGCACCTTGCCGGTCGACGGAACATTGCTGATTGCCGAGCCGCTGTCGGGCGTCCGCGGCGCCGAGCCGATCGGCGACGCCTATTTCGCTTTCTATTTGCTGGCGATGGGCAGCGGCCGGCCCCGAACCTTTGCGCGATTGCAGGAAATGCTCGCCGAGTCCGGCTTTGCCGATATCGCGTTGCGGCCGGCGGCGATGCCGATGCTGGCCAATGTCATCACGGCCAGAGCGCGTCAAGAAATCTGTTAATCCAACTTGACAGATCAGTCTGTCAGGATAGCATGACAGTCGAGAAGTAATTTCAGCTTCCCGTCGAAGATCGGAGTGGCGATGGATACCATCGCGGTGGTCCTGAGGCAGCCGGAGCAGATCGAGCTTGACCGGCTTGCTTTGACTCCCCCGACCCCCGACGACGTGGTCGTCGATGTCGATTGGAGCGGCGTCAGCACCGGGACTGAAAGGTTGCTGTGGTCGGGACGGATGCCTCCGTTTCCGGGAATGGGATACCCGCTGGTGCCCGGCTACGAGTCGGTGGGCCACGTGATCGAAGCCGGATCCGCCACCGATCTGCGCTCCGGCCAGCAGGTTTTCGTCCCCGGTGCGAAATGTTTTGGCGAGGTCCGTGGACTATTCGGCGCCTCGGCCTCGCGCCTCGTGGTACCGGCAAAGCGTGTGGTGCCGCTCGATGAGAGTCTCGGCGAGCGCGGAATTCTGTTGGCGCTGGCGGCGACGGCCTACCACGCCATCGCGGCGCGCGGCGCGTCGGCGCCGGACTGCATTGTCGGTCACGGCGTGCTGGGTCGGCTGCTGGCGCGCATCTCGATCGCGATGCGAAACGATCCACCGACCGTATGGGAGAAGAATCCGGCGCGTGCCGGTGGCGCCATCAATTACGGCGTCATCGATCCCGAGCATGACGTACGGCGCGACTACAAGAGCATCTACGACGTCAGCGGCGATGCCGGCCTTCTCGACTCGCTGATCGGCAGAATAGCGCCGGGCGGCGAGATCGTACTGGCGGGCTTCTACAGCGAGAGACTGTCCTTTTCGTTCCCGCCCGCGTTCATGCGAGAGGCACGGATTCGCGTTGCCGCCGAATGGCAACCGTCCGACCTCGTTGCGATCAAGGCATTGATAGGGTCCGGACGACTTTCGTTCGAAGGGCTGATTACACACCACCACGACGCCCGGGATGCCTCGAACGCCTATCGCATCGCGTTCGAAGACTCGGCGTGTCTGAAAATGGTCCTGAACTGGAGTTCGCTCTCATGAATGTCGTGCCTCAAATCAGCATGAAGGACGCTCTGCGTGCAGAGGCGGCGATTGAACCGGATGTACCGGTGACGACGCCAGTCACCAAAGAAACCCAGATCATCGCGATCTATGGCAAGGGCGGCATCGGCAAAAGTTTTACGCTCGCCAACCTGTCTTACATGATGGCGCAGCAGGGCAAGAAGGTGTTGTTGATCGGTTGCGATCCCAAGAGCGACACCACGTCGCTGCTGTTTGGCGGGCGCGCCTGCCCGACCATCATCGAAACCTCGTCCAGGAAGAAACTCGCCGGCGAGGAAGTGAAGATCGGTGACGTCTGCTTCAAGCGCGACGGCGTGTTCGCCATGGAGCTTGGCGGCCCTGAAGTCGGCCGCGGCTGCGGTGGCCGTGGCATCATTCACGGCTTCGAGCTCTTGGAAAAACTTGGCTTCCACGAATGGGGGTTCGACTACGTCCTGCTGGATTTCCTGGGTGATGTGGTCTGCGGCGGTTTCGGCCTGCCGATTGCGCGCGACATGTGCCAGAAGGTCATCGTCGTCGGTTCGAACGATCTGCAGTCGCTTTACGTGGCCAACAATGTCTGCTCGGCGGTGGAATATTTCCGCAAGCTCGGCGGCAATGTCGGCGTTGCTGGCATGGTCATCA
It contains:
- a CDS encoding methyltransferase, with translation MQDRLLGLRDRILANQGFQRFAGTFALTRPIARRRASALFDLCAGFVYSQILLACVRLKLFDHLSGGPLSAAELSSRLPLPSDATVLLLDAAVSLQLLQRRSDARYGLGSLGAALLGNPGVIAMIEHHAMLYGDLKDPVALLRGDVGAGQLAAYWPYAGNRKAANLSHQAVAPYTALMAASQPMISQQVLSAYSFRGHRCLLDIGGGDGSFIAEVAAQTPKLRCVLFDLPAVADQASERFRSVGLSSRAVAIGGSFLTDRLPEGADIVSLVRVIHDHDDADVMTLLRAIRRTLPVDGTLLIAEPLSGVRGAEPIGDAYFAFYLLAMGSGRPRTFARLQEMLAESGFADIALRPAAMPMLANVITARARQEIC
- the bchC gene encoding chlorophyll synthesis pathway protein BchC — encoded protein: MDTIAVVLRQPEQIELDRLALTPPTPDDVVVDVDWSGVSTGTERLLWSGRMPPFPGMGYPLVPGYESVGHVIEAGSATDLRSGQQVFVPGAKCFGEVRGLFGASASRLVVPAKRVVPLDESLGERGILLALAATAYHAIAARGASAPDCIVGHGVLGRLLARISIAMRNDPPTVWEKNPARAGGAINYGVIDPEHDVRRDYKSIYDVSGDAGLLDSLIGRIAPGGEIVLAGFYSERLSFSFPPAFMREARIRVAAEWQPSDLVAIKALIGSGRLSFEGLITHHHDARDASNAYRIAFEDSACLKMVLNWSSLS
- a CDS encoding carotenoid 1,2-hydratase, whose amino-acid sequence is MVPPNGYAWWYVDALSDDGQNGITIIAFIGSVFSPYYAFARRNCPADPLNHCAINVAVYSKSGNRWAMTERPRDAVSRASNKFTLGPSSLSWDGNSLVIRIDEIAVPIPRRLRGTIRVVPTAITQQEFTLNESGHHCWWPIAPCARVHVELEQPHLRWQGDGYLDMNRGDAPLESGFSDWQWSRGATRDGAAILYEARQRDGRRIDLAMTFDPQGRMQTFEPPVLQTLNRTGWRVGREVRSEDAPSVLRTLEDAPFYARSVISARLLDEPVMLMHESLSLDRFTMPIVQAMLPFRMPRALR
- a CDS encoding polyprenyl synthetase family protein — its product is MSVSNRIEQALNDAIGRAEVPGCPPRLAAAMRYAVFPGGARVRPRLCHSVAAACGEDHPAATEAAGAALELLHCASLVHDDLPCFDAAETRRGRPSVHKAFGEPLAVLTGDALIVLAFQTLARVNCAPERLAPLTLTIAQSVGVPSGIVAGQAWECESQIDLVRYHRSKTGALFAAATVAGAASAGADAEPWRMVGEKLGEAYQVADDIRDAASDEVEIGKPVGRDLVLGRPSAVIELGLDGALYRLHDLVRGAIDAMPPCPNGAELRSLMLSEAKRLVPAKLAQFAA
- the crtD gene encoding 1-hydroxycarotenoid 3,4-desaturase CrtD → MPKDRVVIVGAGVAGLVSAFALAARGLDVTVVERSTSFGGKMRQVAIGPSLIDSGPTVFTMRWVFEELFAAAGKNFADQVCLRPLDVLARHAWDEHTRLDLFASEERTIDAIGDFAGAVEADGYRAFCRDTKRIYDILEKPFLRAAQPSMGGLIGADGFRGLLRLPHIKPFSSMWSALGRYFADPRLQQLFGRYATYCGSSPYLAPATLMLVAHVEREGVWSIDGGMHALAKALADGATSLGATIRLGQEVNEVLISCGRVNGVRLASGERIAADAVILNADVGAVATGLFGVPVRHAAVAVPSPARSLSAMTWSLLAETGGFPLRRHNVFFSGDYAAEFDDIFARGVPPNEPTVYVCAQDRDDEDTIATGAERLLILVNAPANGDRHTYNAAEVEQCAQRTFGLLGRCGLQIRQPANAMQVTTPADFNRMFPATGGALYGRNSHGWTASFQRPGVRTKIPGLYLAGGSTHPGPGVPMAALAGRSAAASLLADLTSPKSFRRTAMRGGMSMR
- the hemF gene encoding oxygen-dependent coproporphyrinogen oxidase, translated to MSDSVTIGDDTNALAESHRARAKLWFESLRDRICAEVEALEREAPAELFPGAPAAFVYKPWTRATGSGGGTGGFLSGGRLFEKIGIHTSSANGKLTPEMAKTLPGDGVQLDYVSTSISLIMHPRSPRVPTVHMNTRFLSTAQGWFGGGADLTPMLPEQRTENAPDTMTFHDAMKRACDAHDPTYYGKFKPWADTYFFLPHRGQARGVGGIFYDHLNTGDFEKDFAFTRDVGLALLDVYPRIVRKRMMEPWTEAERAQQLACRGLYVEFNLLYDRGTMFGLQTGGNIETILSSMPPVVTWT